Below is a genomic region from Patagioenas fasciata isolate bPatFas1 chromosome 14, bPatFas1.hap1, whole genome shotgun sequence.
GGAAAGAAATTACTCTCTTGTACACAAGGATCAAAACACAGAGAAACTACACTGACTCCTCCAGAAATCAATTGTGAAAGATAAGCCGTTTTCTGACAATGCTGCAAAGTACACCAAAATCAACCTTACTGGTTTAAACACACTGCACATCATCTCATTCGTGCTGATTTTTTCCTCTACTCACTCAAAAAATACTTAGCTTACCCCGACTAGCTTCCAAAGTCAGGATTATTTTTATATGCGTTACACAAAACATGGTCGCCGGCGGCGATGGGCCGTGCAAGCCTCAGAAGTTTGAACCAGCCCtcccccacacacaaaaaacaactccTTCCGTTAAAAAccgaaaaggagggggaaaacgCGGGATACGAAGCGAACCGAGGTAAAACCTCCTTCCATTTTACAGCGTGAGACGGCAACAAACCCGCTCCTCGCCCCTCCCCCAGCCACCACATGGCGCCAACAAAAGGCAGCTCCAGAACAAAGGAAGCGCTGGTGCTGCAGGGCCGCCGGCTCACCGCCCGCCCGATCCctccgcagcggggccgcccgccgccctcCCCCGCCGGGCGGAGCGGGCCCCAGAGCGCGCCAGCCGCCTGCTTTGCTTCCGCTCCCGCCGAGGGGCCGCGCCGGGGCCTGGCGGCCGCGCTCCGCCGCCGCACATGGCgcccgggggcgggggggggcgcggcCTGCTCCCGCCTTAGCCCGCCGACGGAAGCGCGGCGCTTACCCCGCGTCCTCCTCATTCTTGCTGGCGTTGATCTGGTCGCCTTCAGCTCCGTTCTGGCTGGCGGCCGTCCCCGCTGTTCCCGCTGCCGGTCCGGCTCCTGCTGCCGCCGTTCCCGCTGTCGCCGCTGCCGCCGTTgctgcgcccgccgccgccgccggagccCCGCCGGTTTCGGCCTGCTGTTCTCCGGCGCTCTCGGCCGCTTCGTGCCCGTTCTGGGTGGCGCCGGCAGCGGCCGCCAACTGCTGTTCCGCTTCGGACATGCTGCCCCGTCCGCAGAGGCGAGAGGGACGACAGGCGCCTGCAAGAGAGGAGCGCGGCCGCGCGGGTCAGCGAGGCGGCTCCCCCCGCCGGGCCGGTCTGATCCGGTCCggtcccgcccctccccccccctttccGCCATCGCCATCCCGCCGCCGCTCATACTCACTTTAAAACCCGCTCCTAATAAAATCCGGGCCGGCCGGAATCGGATTAAAATCCTCCACGCGCAGGAGCTGGCACCCCTCCCCGCGGCGCTCGGCTGCTCCGCACCGGCCCCGCCACCACCTTCTCCTCCCCCTGAGACACGTACTCTCCGGCCCGGAGCCTTAACGCGTGGCCGCCTTTATACCGCCGGAGCCTCAGCCACACAGCAATAAGGATCTTTAACGTTGGCCGCTGCCGCCTGTCACTCACGCTGTCACGCGGTTTCTGTTGGTTCTGCTGCGAGGGGAGGGCGGGGCGCGCGGGGCGAGGCGAATGGCGGCCCGCGGGACTGGGCTAAGGAGGGAAGGCGAGGCGCGCGGAGGCCTCTCGCCTCAAGGCTGAGGGCAGCTCTTCCCGTCtgtgagaggaggagaaagaaaagaaggaagaaggggaaggggacgGCAGTCGTGCCGTTATGGCCAGGGCAGTCCTGGAGGTGTGGGGCGCCTGGGGAGGACCGCCCTCCCGTGGGACCCGCGAGTACGGCGCATTGTCCCCCTGTGGCGGGCAGGGAAGTGCCCGCTCCGGCGGCCGCCCCGGGGAGCGCTGCCGGCCTCGCCAGGTGCTTCAGGAAAATCACATGCGTGACAGGGAGGAAACCCAAGCCCTGAGCGTGCGGGGCCCGGGCGGGACGGTCAGAACCGGCGCTCTGCTCTCGTTGTTCCGACACGGCGCCGCACGGAGCCCTTCCCGGCCCCGCCGGAGCCCCGCGGGGGTTGCCCAGGCTCGCGGGTCCCGCACGGTGAAGTCACGGAAGCGCGCCTGAGAGTTGAGTGCAGTATTTACTTAAAACGTTGCACCGTTTTAACTTAAGGTGTGGTGTGTACACTGAGTCAGTTACTCTAGTACGAGTGGTTTACTTAATGTTTCCAGCTCTGCTGGTTTTGCAACAGAGAGGGCCAaaatttgttgtttttaatggaaACTTAGGTTTGGATGTTACATAATTCTGGGAACTGCAGCCCTGAACTTGTGCCTAGGCCTTAATGTCTTTTGCCCAGGGATATATCAACCTTGTTGATGAAGTTGTGTGTGAAAAGTGCAGAAGACAACCGTTCCTTGCAATCATACTTAAAATTCTGCTGTAGCGTACTGTTCCTAATAGCTCACTTCTCCACATCAAAGGGACAGAATCTGGATTTTAGGTAGACAGCTAAAGTTTGCTGccacatctttttaaaaaaaaaaaaaaaaaaaaattaaacccttTCCTTGTGGATAAAAAGTAACAATTATTACCTAACTTGCAGTACTAATGAATGTATATGTTACTACTTGCTTGCTCCCCCCTCTGTCAAATATCTCCTCTGTCTCAACTTGCATATTTTCATCTGCTATTACAATTCAAAAAGAGAGCACATAGCTActtgagaataaaaataaatcatggtGACAGATTTTGTTGTTAAGTAATCAGGTCTATGGTCTGGGAGGTCCTTCAGTGAACTGCTTTTAGAGCACTTTTCATCCTCAACAGGGTTCATTTGCTGGACTAGAACTGGGTAAAACAGGGAacattgggtttggttttgtaagCTTTGTAGCAGTACAAGCAGAGTGTTAAAGGTgaacatgaaataaaatgaatatGGTATGTTGAGGATAGGGGCCTgatccaccttttttcctttttttctttttttcaatgaaGCATTCCATTGGTTCAGGCTGTAAGCCAGAGCActtaaggagaagaaaaaaataaaaaaaaaggaaattgtgcTTGGTATTGGGATGTGGTATGGAAAAGAGCCCCTCACTACAGCCAAGAATTTCAAGCCGCTCTTTTGCTTTGGTGCTTGTGGTACTTGCCATGAGCAttgggttgggctagatgatctccagaggtcccttccaaccccagccattctgtgaatctgtaatTCAGCATCACTTTAAGTGGTCCAAGCTGAGCTTTCTCCTTTGATACCCACGCACAAGTGCAACAAGACTGCATCATGTTTGTTACTGGAATTGCACCTGATTTTCTTATAATTTCTGGGTTTTAAATCCTCAGCCATGGTGGCTATTTGCTTTTGTAAATCTTCTGCCACACACATTCTTGTTACTTACAAGTAGGAAAgtattaaagtaattaaaaataagtgCCCAACATGATTAGCTCCGATAATTTACAGGCATAGTATACATAATGTGTGTGATTTGTCAGCCAGGTGAAGGATATTAATTTGTAAGTATTCTGTCACACTTTGTGGCCCAAGCTACAATAGCTCAGAGCTCTTGAGAGATGTTTATCCCAATGTTGTCTGCTGACAGGGTAGGGTACACTGCAGACAAGCTCTACAACCAGCTCTTTAGGCTAAAGTTCGAGAAGCAATGTTATATGAGGTCAGGTCTAGTAAAGACAGTATGAAGAGTATCTAACCAGTATACTTCATAATTGTAATGCCCACAGGACAGGTTGTATATGTTATCTGATAAAGATACTCATCTTTAtgagaatgtattttttaaattgtttgtcTTGTATTGGATTTAAATAAAATGTCAGAAGTAAAGACAGTTTTCATGAGATATTCTTTATCCTAATTTATGCCATCTCAGAGGAACTCAACCCACATCCAGCAAGATAACTTACTTTGATTTTTGTAGGCAGATTTGTCTTACATCGTGAACCTATCAATCAGGTCTGTACCAAAAAGGTATGGTTTGTGGTGAAAAACAACTAAGCCACTGTCTGTCAACTGACTGCATTTGTTTATACTGGGCTGCTGGCCTGCTTCCATGAGAAAATACCATGCATTGGCTTAAGTCACTCCAGGGGACTAAGGCCAAACTGATATTTGCAGGCTGATCCGGTTGAAGTGGTAAATGTGCACTGTCCACCTTGTTTTTGCGAGATTTTTGTATGCAGCGGTGGCAGCTGACTGCAGAAATGCATCTCTGCTGAAGTTACACGTTTATAGACCAGCACCTAAGAGCAAACTGAAATTGGCAGCAGCTTATATGAGCATGTCATGAAAGTTTAGGCTTAGCTGGTGGATGTAACCTGAGTGCTTTTGATGTTATTTATTGCTTAATTTCCTTGCACGATTCACTGCCCCAAAAGCTCCTTTATATTTCATCAAGCTTTGCTAAGGACTTGAATGATTGTCATTTCATTGCGACTTCTCTATATGTTTCCCTTTTCTTTatgttctcttttttccccagttctCTTTCTTGCTTTACTGAACCTGTCTCATCTTTCCTTTCATAGCCCTTGCACTGGTACTTGGTCACACGTTATCCTTGCCCTGCCTAGCAAAGCTTGCTTTAGAGCTGTACTCTTCTTCCAACTGCCGATTTCTCCTGGTCAGGTCTCTCTCAATCTCTCATCTTGACAATTCCAAATAGCAGTTTCCCAACTCCTAAGGCTTTCTGTGATTGCCGGTTGCCCAGTTTCAATTTGATGACTTAAATGTCCCATAGTCAATAGCAGGATAACAATGTGGTTATAGACTGGCTAAGCAGCCTGCTTTGAAAACTGACTGGCAAGACTGACTGGCAAGTCACTCTTTACGTATCTAGACACTGAAGACTGAGAAACGTGAGAATATGGGTTGTTATAATTATTATTTGTCTCACCAGGCCCCATCAAGCCACAGGTAATTTTCAAGAATTCCTTTGGGTTGTGACTCTTGGGTTTTGGTCTTGCATTTCACTCTCTTCTCGAAGTCTGtggttaaagaaagaaaaataaacacataccTTGTCAGGTGGTAATTGTTCTTACATGACACATTTACTGCTGAGAAAAACATCCTATTgtcctgtttgctttttttttaatcctgtaacTACTATGATTATTCATGGTGTTGACTGAACTTCAGCTGAATTTTACTTGTGTATGGACTTTCTGATCTTGGGCCTAATTCTGCTGTTCTATCAAACTTGCTGTTTACTCCAAGCCCTGCCCTTGCTGTCTGTTTATACCAGTTCCGTGCCATACCTGTCTTCATTgcctccttccctttcttctgtaTTCTCTCTATTATTTGCTTGTTATTTCCATTGTGTTGATTTTTCTAGCTcctcttttcaaaaaaaaaaaaaaaaagaaaaaggagaaccaAGGTATTATTCACTTCCTTGAAACTGTTGATGTAATTTATCTCTTTCCCACACCCTCCGTCTTGTCTAAAGTGATTGTGAGCATCTCAGGTCACAGATTGCCTGCTATATACAAAATACTGTGCTATAAGAAGCTTCTGTCTGAGTTGGTCTTTATGCACAGtataaataaatgtaataataataactCTGTGCAAATAGTCCCTTTGATTTTAATGGTATGGCTGAAAGTAAGTGCTCAAAATAAGAATGGAAAAAGGGTGCCTTATACTACATGAACTTAAGATGAAGTAAATGTGCATTTAAGGAAGCGTTGACaacataactttttaaaaagcctTATTGAACTGATTGCCTCTTGTAATTTGCCAAATAAAAGATTGTTATTGGTTTATTCATACATTCATTTATTCATTGTGGATAGCATTACACCGAAGACTGATCTATGAGCTTAGTGGCCTCAGGGATAACCCAAGCTAGTATTATGTTAAACATTATGTTTATGAAATGAAAGAGCAAAACCATGCAAGTGTTTCTCCTCCAAAAGGTTAGGTAAAAGCCTAGTATCTATATGCAATGAGGAGGGGCTTTATAGAAAATTAGTTGTCAATACCAACCTCTACAGGTGTTCAACGGGAGCTCACCATGGGAAAAAGCAGGAAGGTCTTGATTTGAAAGTGCAGTAGTGGAATTCAGTTGTACCTActggcaggaagcaggagatatcCATATCCCTTCAGCATCAAACAAAAGGTACGTGGGACCCGAGCAGAATGTGAATGGGCTTGTGATTGAATACTAACAGTTTTGTGTGTGATAGAGAAGACTCTGGAAAGATGTGGAGAACTAACGGAGTTAAGCTGAAGAACTAAGAAAATGGTGTTGCAGAGCTTTGTGAATGAAAGCGAATGTGTTCTTTGTTGAGGACAGAGAAAAGGTTATTAATAACAGAGATGAGGAGACCTTGAGCAAGATTTCCAGCCATGTCAATAAAAAATCATGTCTTGGTTGACATCTCCACAGTGATTTAGACCAATCTGAGCCCAAACCCCACATTCCTGGCTGTAAGGTTCCACCAACTCCTTTGCACAGTTGACTGTAAAATAACTCAGTAGAGAAAAGTGGTTGGGTTTCAGGCAGATGGTTTGTCCGACATGTGCTTATTACCAAGACTTTTAATTGCAATGGAGATACCTGAAGTATGAAAGGAGACAGTAATGAGAGGCAATCACATCTGTATTTGCCCGTTAGGATGTCttgcagaaaagggaaagaaacacaAGGTACGATACTGACAAACCAAGCTGAAATAGCGACTGGAGAAGCAGCAATAGGTAAGAATATTTGCAAAAGCTGAGATAGGACACTAAGTAACTATGGTAAACGTGAGCGAAGGCCCAAGAAGTGATTGGTTTATAATGGGTTGAGAAACTTCCAGATGATGAGAGTAAGCAAAAGCAAGTTTGAAGGGGGTTTAGGGTAGAACCGGACAAGAGATGTGATTGGAAACTTGGAAAAGTGAGATGACAAGAGGCATTTCtaccaaaggcttttttttttttttttttaatgtgaaagagACAAGCACATCTGTGTGGGTGCCAGGGGCTCAGAACAGACTGAATGAAGCTGTGAAAAGAGTGGGTGTGAGGGGATCAGGAAGTGAAACACGGTGAAGTTAATAGGGCAAGTGACAGAGTTACAGGAGTTACAGGGCACGTGTAGGTAAGATTTTTGTCAGTGCCACTTACAGACTTACAGAAAGGGGAAGCGTCAAGACAATATTTTGTTAATTTTATCTTTAAAGAAAATGGTGAGAATAGAGGAAAGCAGCAAGGAAGGCTTGACAAGGGTCAGCAGCAATGGAAAGCTAGCTGGGATTACAGACGTGCAGATAAGCTGCAAGAGTAGAATTGTTCAGCTGTAAGAAGGCAGAAATGGAGGAGAGAGCAAGCTTGCAGGAGAGGAAGTTAGCTCGGTCACAGGATTTCCGTCAGAGACACTATGCGCTGCAAAAGCAAGCCTGGACGAAGCAAGTGCTGAAGGTAAGCTGTGCTGTGGGCAGGTTAGGACAGTTTATCGTGAGAGGTAGAAGCAAAAATAAGTTAGTGGTGGCCAAAAGTTGTATGGGTGGTAAATGTATAGGTAGTAAATTGCAACGAAAGCAAATacttttttctgttcttaatGTCAAAATGCAAATAAAGCTAAATGATGTGCAAGCTTCATTTTTAATGAATGCAACTAGTCAATGTTATTCCTTTAGCATTTCTTCACTCTCTTTTTTCataattctgtttttctttccctttttaagagTCTACAAGACATTAGTTTCTCCACCTTCTTCCAATATTGGAGTACAAAggtctgaaataatatttttccttaaaaagttACTTTTCTGTTGTTACTAGAATGTAAATGCAGCTGCAGCCACAGTCTTTCAGTGTTGTTATATTCCATGCCAGCTAAAAATAAGTGAACTAAGGCTAGTTAAACCGCTTAACAGATAAGATACAGCAGCAAAGCTACACCCAGGGAAGTATTCTGAACTGTAGTGGTTCATTACATTGTAAttatactcttcttttttttcttaaaaccacATCCCTGGTTTGCAGAAGTTAAGGAAGATGCTTCAGACCAGCCTTTTTGTTTTCAGGAATATTTTTTCAACCACTATAAAGATAACATACATATGATAATGCTATCAGCACAAGGTCGTAAGGTCAGGTTTATAGAATCCAAGGCTTTAGAATAAACCTTTGAGACTTTATTACTGTGAAAAATGTCTTCGTTAGGGAACACATAATGTTATTTTGTCTTAACATGTAGGGCCACTTTAAATTTGTAAGTCTGCATTATTAAACCATCGTGGGAAGCGTAGCAAGAGGAAACCCAGGGTAATTGGCTGCAGCTCCAGATGCAGCCGCCCGCTCATTGGAGAGACGAGGATTCTCTGAGGTACTAAAATTAGACGATCTCCGCCCTCCAGAAATGCTTCTGGAAACAGCGAGGAGAGAAATTCTGAGACGGACTGAGGGCCTGTGCTGGGAAGTGGAGCGCACGGGACTCTGCTCCTGGTGAAACTGCTACGTGTAAGGATGCACAAAAATACACTTGGTTTTTTTAGCCCTTGgttagctgaaaagaaaaaaaatacacacaatacATAAATTGCAAGAGCTTAATCTTAGCAATGTTTTACATGGATATTAAATTCACTATTTCTTATGTAATGATAATTCTGAATTATTCATGCAGGCTGAGGAAGCCTTTCAGCTTCTAAATCTAAGCTAGGGCTGTCAGACTTGTGTTCATTGGCTTTGAAAATAAACAATTAACTCTGAACTAAACTAAAAAGCTGGTGAACTCCTcccagctttttaattttttttttaataaacgtTTGTTCATTATCTTTGTGTGGCTGCAGTGTTTACAATGTCTTCAACCTAAATATTGGATAAGGTATCTCTGTTAGAGAAACAAATGCCATACGCCCTGTCAGTGAAGGAAAGCCTGTATCTGAATTACTTCATCTTGTGCACTTggaacctttattttttttttaagtgtgtgaATAAAACACAACTTCAGACTTGGAtttttatacatatttcaaactggCTGCAAGGAGATAATCGCATAGTTTTGTttgtaatttctattttttttattatttaccttGCTCATGAAAAAGATTAAGGCAAAGTGCATTTTTCTTACACTAAAACCAGCTTTTGCAATACATTTATTTCCTCTGCTAACCAGGGTACACAATGTCAGCATCTACAGCTCTTAaagtgttggcttttttttcttttctcctttgcatCCACTTTCAGTCTGATTTCATTAAAAAACTAAGCCTATATACCTATGTTTTTTCTCTGTCCCTTTGTCAGTGTCACCTTGAGGACTCAAATGCAACGGCCCGTTTCAGCTGGATCCAGCAGCAGGCCAGAGGTCTTAACACCATCTCGGAGCCCACAATTTTTGAGAAATTGGTAACAAGAGGTGCCAAGGCCCACCGGAGAGGAGTGGTGGCTGCAGAGCGAGCTCAGTAGTTATCAGCGGTGTTCCCTGGTCACACCCGGGCCATGCGGGGCCAGCTGGCAGCCGCTCAGCTCTGCCCCGGGGCCAACAGGGCGGCGGGTGATACCGGAGCGGCCAATGCTTTGGTGTCCAGGTCACAGACTGGGCTACAGCACAAGAGATCACCATGTCAGATGGGTGATGGCTGTACCAGAATTGCTCCCAGAGAGCTGGGGAAATGGGGAGTGTGCAGGGAGCAATGGTGGTAAAACCTGGTGAAAATCCCCAGCGAACGTGGCTTCCCCAGCTCTTATGGCTCACCtcattgtggtttaacccagaAAAACGTGGCTAGTCTTACTCATTACATGTTTGGTTTTGTGATAGGAGTCGCGTAGCACTGGATAGGCACTGTAATTCACTAAAGAATTATGAAAGATAGGGCTGTAGGTTCAGGTCGGTGCGGGAAGGCTGCGTGCTGCGGGCTCCCGATCCTGCTGACCAGGCGTGTAAACAGGAAACCTCGTGCGTGCTCCCACAATAAATACTGGTGTTTACATAACCTGAAGAAGGGCTTCTGTGCATATTCTTTTTTCCAACAAATGGCATTACCTCGGTTTACGAACGTTTCCTTTGAGCTCACACCTCCCTCAGTAGTCCTGAGCGTGAGGTAAAAACTGACATAAAGCGTTTATTGTGGAGAAATGAGCAGGTTCCCCCCACATCACGCCGCTCCCTTCCTTCCTTGTTCTCGTACCAAATGCGGTGCCCCCCAACAGCCCGATGTGGCCCTCGGTCACCTGCCCGGACACCGTGGCTGCTCTGGGCTGTGGGGCGCGTCCCGAGGGCGGCAACCTCCCGCCCCCGCACCGCCGCTCCTGCCGCCATTTTCGCTCCCCCTCCCGGCTCAGCCCGCAGCCGAGGCCCGCGGAGGCCATCTTGTGGCCGCTCCGCCCGGGGAACGGGCCCCTGCCGTCGCCTGGCAACGGCGGCGGAGCGCGAAGGTGCGTGGCATGGCGCCGAGgagaggccgggccgggccgggggagaGGGTGCACCTCCCGGGCAGAGCTGGTGCTGTGGCGGCGGGTCCCTCAGGGTAGGCGGGGTTGAGTCTCCGGGTGGGTCTGTGAGGAGGAGGGAGGCGCTTCTTGGGGTCTCCATGGAGCCCTGGGCCGCCGGTGTCAGTGCCggggtgttcagctgctgtgGTGTGTGCATTCACCTCCAGCCGGGTTCCCAGGCAAAGGCAGCCCCGGGGCCCGTGCTCAGCTCTCCGACTTTCCTCCCCCGCGGGGGAAGCCACAGCTTGTTCACCCCAATTTGAAAGCAAACGAGGAGTCTCGAACGTACAGCTACAGAGAACCTCATCCAGACCAAGAAGGCAAGTATAACTGAGCAATTAGATATGATTTTTGCAGCAGTGAGCTGGCCAGTTGGCTGCATCCCTGTGTCTTACCCAGGGCAGGTGGAGCGAGGCCCTGCGCTGTGAGCTTGGAggcagagggaagagggaaaagaatcTCACAAGTGGTAACAAGTCCACAAGAAACCCGTCTTCACTCGTTCCTCTATTCACAGAACGATTTTATATCCTCATAGCTTGCTGAGGGCTTGATCTGCTCAGTTAGAAAAATGGCACTTTGTCTCGAGTCCATAAACATAAGAATTAAGTAACAACTGAGGAATACCCTGAGGCTTACAGGTGGAATAGATCCAGGTAATAAGTCCCATGCCACGATCTTCATGCTTGAGAACAGAGATTTTGTGTTTGGACGGAGAATGGGGGAGCACAGTGAACTTCGCCAAGTGTGTgataatgctttttttcctctcttacatCGTCGGAGTTAATTAGTGAACTGATAGAATAATTTACATCTTGCACTGAAATGTGAGTGTGAACTGCAGACTGCCAACTAGTCCAGAGAATCTCTCACGTGGATTTTGTGAAATTGGGGTGACCCTCTCCGTTCCTAGAGTACCCGGTAAATGTCACCGCCGGTGACTGTGCCGTAGGCAAACTCCAAATATCACGAACTCATGTCATTGCAGTACAAAAGGAGTACGTGAATTCCTAATTTAGAAGCCAAGATGCAGATGTTAATGCCTGAACCTCAGATTTTTGTGGAAAGAACTCTGGCCCTCATCAAACCAGATGTCGTtgataaagaagaagaaatagaagaTTTCATTCTCAGATCGGGATTCCTGATTGTTCAGGTAACAGGCTGTGCCTCAGGGAAAATTACTGTACTTTAAGAGTCAGAACAATATTTATCTTAACTTTCAACAGTCAAGCCAGTAACTAAAAGCCAATGTGTCCAAAAAATCAATTTGTGTTTTTCATATGTCATCAACCAGTGCTGCCAGATTCTGTAGGGAAGCATCTTGTTGGTGCGTGGGGTGGAACAGATCAGATCGGTTATTTCACTGGCCACAGGAAAACACAGACTTTGTTAATAAACTCAGATGTAGCAAACGTATGTAGCAGATGTGTGGACTCTCTGATGTAACTTTGGAGAGCATTATCATTCTGGTATCGCAGGGTTTCGTACAGCATGTGTTTGCCAAGTGAGAATTAATTCAATTAGATAACTGGCCAGTTGTGGtctggtgtattttttttaatttccactgTGTTTTACTTAGATGGGCTTGATGGATACTCAAATGCATTGCAGATATTTCATCCCGAGCGGCCTTACCGGGCTCGTCCTGTGTCCTCCCGGCCCTGGCGCGGTGGCCGTGGGACCGCGTGCTGCCGGGGCGGGGCCGCTGGGGGGCGCTGCTCCCTCGCGACACTCGTTGTGGGCGGGGCGTCCCCTCCTTCCCCTTGGTCACGAGGGAGCGGCTGCGCTTCTAAACACAGTTTTAACattatgattatttttaaaattcaaataactTTTGTTATTCTCGTAAATGCCCTTTTCCACATGTGTTCTTTGGTTAATTCCCTCCCTTGCCTTTCTGGttgttttatttatataaaatgtaTCAGAAGATAAGAGatcatttttatttactttttagtgACAGTATGTTTAGAACGTCTTCTGGTGTCTCCAGTGACTTTTGCCACCAAAGTTATTAGGAATACTGAATTTCTGGTGTTCCGTGTTGCATAAGTTCAGGCTCAACAAATgcactttaaaaacattttctttccccAGCTGCCCTATGCTTGCTGATAACCTCCCAAACGTGTCCTAATCCTGGGTGCCTGCAGGCTAAGCAGCTCTTGTGAAAACCATAAAGCATGAATCTGAATGAAAAATAGAACAATTGCATAATTAACGGTGTGGGCTGAAGAGAAAATTGTTTAAAAGTAGAGAATTATGCTGGAGCAGCTCAGTAATTAAATCCTGCCCTTGTAgtgcttctctctttttctctactGTGCCCTGGCTATACTTCACATCATCCAGCCATTTTACAATGCGAAGTGTGAGTAGGCTGAAATCACAGTTTACTTAAATGGCCTGTTTGTCTGCTTAATTAACTTGGAAAACTCTTGCTTTGTTGCACTGTATCTCAGAGAGGATCAGATCTGGGAGAATCAGATTAGGCTGGGACTTTGTGTGTATTCTCCTTCACTTGAAGATATGTCAGCACCAGAGGGCTGTATTCTACCTGAGGTAACAAGCGACCTTAATTTGGcaagctttttaaaatattttttttacttttacccTCTACAGAAACGGAAGGTCCAGTTAAGCCCAGAGCAATGTAGCAACTTCTATGCAGACCAATATGGAAAAgtgttttttcctaatttaaCAGCCTATATGAGTTCTGGACCTTTGGTTGCTCTGGTTCTCGCCAGACGTTACGCAGTCTCATACTGGAAGGAATTGCTTGGACCACCAAACAGCGTAAAGGCCAGGAGGACGCACCCTCA
It encodes:
- the NME5 gene encoding nucleoside diphosphate kinase homolog 5; this encodes MQMLMPEPQIFVERTLALIKPDVVDKEEEIEDFILRSGFLIVQKRKVQLSPEQCSNFYADQYGKVFFPNLTAYMSSGPLVALVLARRYAVSYWKELLGPPNSVKARRTHPHSLRAIYGTDDLRNGLHGSHSISSAEREIRFMFPEAILEPIPTGQRARDYVNLYVKPTLLAGLTALCKEKPADPMTWLADWLIEHNPNKPRLRHQIAEEEHQG